CAAATTACATCATCAGCCTCGAAAGGCATTTCTTGAATAAGCTTCAGGGCTTCAGCGACTCGGTTTGACCTGCCTAGTATATCCACCATACAAGAATAATGATCCAACTGCGGATCTAACCCATAATCAACCTGCATGGACTTGAAGTAATGCAACCCTTCCTCAACAAGACCTATATGTGCACAAGCTCGGAGAACTGCCACAAAGGTCGCATGATTAGGTTTTACATCCTTGAGTTGCATTTTTTTAAAGATCTCCAAAGCCTCTTCTCCAAGACCATGCTGAGCATAGCCACAAACGATGGCGTTCCATGTCACAAAATCACAGTTTGTTGCTTTTTCAAATACCAACCTGCAATCCTGCAAGTTCCCACACTTGGAGTACATGTCGACTAGAGTGCTAGTTATGAACACATCTGTCTGCAACTCTTGCTTGATTATCTGAGCATGGATTTGCTTTCCAAGCTCAACAGTTGCCAGATTAGCACAAGCGTCAAGAACAGTTGCATAGGTGAAATTATCAGGTTTAGCTCCCATTTCTAACATCACAGAAAAGAACTTCTGAGCTTCCTCACTTTGTTCATGTGATGAGAAACCAGAAATGATTGCATTCCATGAAACAATTGTTTGTTCATCCATTGTGCCATGAAGCTTCTCAGCTTCTCCTACCTTTCCACACTTACAATACATATCCACAAGAGCACTTCCAATAAATGATTCAAGCCCCATCCCAGATTTAATGATCAAGCTGTGAATCTCCATCCCGTGATTAAGAGCTTGCTGACCTGCACATGCTTTTAGTACACTACCAAAAGTAAATTCATCAGGTTCCATGCCATGCTTAAGCATTGAAACAAATAGCAGTACGGTTTCCTCTTCATTCCTATTCTGCTCGTAAGCTGCAATGACTGCATTCCAAGAGACAGCATCCCTTACTTCCATTTCATCAAATGTGCAACGAGCTTCAACCAATGCTCCACATTTTCCATACATGTCAAGTATGGCATTTGCCACACAAACATCAGACGAGAAAGGACTCTTGGTAGCTAATGCATGTACTTGAGTTCCCTCTTTTAATCCTTTGATCACTGCACAAGCACTAAATGGACCAGATAAGCTTATTTCATTGAAACCAAGGTTGGACTTTAATAAAAGCTTAAGAACGTTTAGAGCTTCATATCCACAATCACCTCGAGCATAGCCAACAATAATAGCATTATGAGATTGCATACTGCGGTTGGGCAACAAGTCAAATATCTGCTTAGCATAATACAAATTACCACACTTTGCATACATATCCAAAGTGGCAGTTCCAACTATGACATCGTATCCAAAATTATTCTTGATTGCATGACCATGCAATTGAGATCCCAATTGCACCTCAGATAGTGCAGCACATGACCGGAAAACACTAGCATAAGTCGATTGACTCACCCCAACTCCCTCTCTTTGCATCCGCCTGAACAATTTTAATCCACCAACAAGCTCATCATTTTGAACGCAGCCCGCAATTGCAGCGCTCCATGAAACCCAATTCTTATTTGGAAGTTCTCCAAAAAACTGAAAGCACTCATCTAATGTTTTACATTTCCCATACATATCTACAAGTGCACTACCGGTTACCACATCATGGTCAAACCCCACCTTAACTACAACGCTGTGTACCTGAATTCCCAACTCATAATCCTCCAAACCGGAACAAGCCTTTAGAACCACAGCAAAAGTGGTTCCATCAGAAGCCACGCTCTCCCTTTGCATCCCGACAAAAATTTCGGCTGCTTTTCTGTAATCCCCATTTTGCAGGTAACCTGAAATCAAAGTGTTCCACGAAATAACATCCCTCTCAGGCATCAAACCAAAAAATGATTGAGCCATTGCAATATCGGTTGAACAATAAGCAAAAATCATTGTATTCCACGAAACCGTGTCTCTTTGAGACATATTATCAAACACTTTATTAGCATAGTCTAAGTAGGAGCATCTTACATACATTTGAATCAAACAATTCGAGACAAAAATTGAGGGTTTGAACCCAGTAGTTAACATTCTGGCGTGGGATTGCATTCCCGGGTCTAAAGCTCTCTCTTTTGAGCATTCTTGAAAAATATGCGAAAAGGTTTTCCAGTAGTTTGCGGGCGCTACAGCTGAAACTGTAGAGATAGGTAAGGTATATAAGGCCAGATAACTGCTGAATGAAGGCTTTGTCGGGACAAGAAATCGTCGGGTTCGGCATATTAGAGAAGCCATCAACTGTTGGATTCATGATGCATGCTTGGCGGGACGCCGGGACCTCA
This portion of the Coffea eugenioides isolate CCC68of chromosome 11, Ceug_1.0, whole genome shotgun sequence genome encodes:
- the LOC113753177 gene encoding pentatricopeptide repeat-containing protein At3g02330, mitochondrial isoform X2, with protein sequence MQRESVASDGTTFAVVLKACSGLEDYELGIQVHSVVVKVGFDHDVVTGSALVDMYGKCKTLDECFQFFGELPNKNWVSWSAAIAGCVQNDELVGGLKLFRRMQREGVGVSQSTYASVFRSCAALSEVQLGSQLHGHAIKNNFGYDVIVGTATLDMYAKCGNLYYAKQIFDLLPNRSMQSHNAIIVGYARGDCGYEALNVLKLLLKSNLGFNEISLSGPFSACAVIKGLKEGTQVHALATKSPFSSDVCVANAILDMYGKCGALVEARCTFDEMEVRDAVSWNAVIAAYEQNRNEEETVLLFVSMLKHGMEPDEFTFGSVLKACAGQQALNHGMEIHSLIIKSGMGLESFIGSALVDMYCKCGKVGEAEKLHGTMDEQTIVSWNAIISGFSSHEQSEEAQKFFSVMLEMGAKPDNFTYATVLDACANLATVELGKQIHAQIIKQELQTDVFITSTLVDMYSKCGNLQDCRLVFEKATNCDFVTWNAIVCGYAQHGLGEEALEIFKKMQLKDVKPNHATFVAVLRACAHIGLVEEGLHYFKSMQVDYGLDPQLDHYSCMVDILGRSNRVAEALKLIQEMPFEADDVIWRTLLSICKMKGNVEVAEKAAASLLQLDPQDSSTCVLLSNIYADAGMWEEVSRLRKVMRHGHFKKEPGCSWIEVKSEVHMFLVGDKAHPRCAEIYNSLTVLIDEMKWAGYVSDGDGMEDDYVACCHASTFSSL
- the LOC113753177 gene encoding pentatricopeptide repeat-containing protein At3g02330, mitochondrial isoform X1, producing MASLICRTRRFLVPTKPSFSSYLALYTLPISTVSAVAPANYWKTFSHIFQECSKERALDPGMQSHARMLTTGFKPSIFVSNCLIQMYVRCSYLDYANKVFDNMSQRDTVSWNTMIFAYCSTDIAMAQSFFGLMPERDVISWNTLISGYLQNGDYRKAAEIFVGMQRESVASDGTTFAVVLKACSGLEDYELGIQVHSVVVKVGFDHDVVTGSALVDMYGKCKTLDECFQFFGELPNKNWVSWSAAIAGCVQNDELVGGLKLFRRMQREGVGVSQSTYASVFRSCAALSEVQLGSQLHGHAIKNNFGYDVIVGTATLDMYAKCGNLYYAKQIFDLLPNRSMQSHNAIIVGYARGDCGYEALNVLKLLLKSNLGFNEISLSGPFSACAVIKGLKEGTQVHALATKSPFSSDVCVANAILDMYGKCGALVEARCTFDEMEVRDAVSWNAVIAAYEQNRNEEETVLLFVSMLKHGMEPDEFTFGSVLKACAGQQALNHGMEIHSLIIKSGMGLESFIGSALVDMYCKCGKVGEAEKLHGTMDEQTIVSWNAIISGFSSHEQSEEAQKFFSVMLEMGAKPDNFTYATVLDACANLATVELGKQIHAQIIKQELQTDVFITSTLVDMYSKCGNLQDCRLVFEKATNCDFVTWNAIVCGYAQHGLGEEALEIFKKMQLKDVKPNHATFVAVLRACAHIGLVEEGLHYFKSMQVDYGLDPQLDHYSCMVDILGRSNRVAEALKLIQEMPFEADDVIWRTLLSICKMKGNVEVAEKAAASLLQLDPQDSSTCVLLSNIYADAGMWEEVSRLRKVMRHGHFKKEPGCSWIEVKSEVHMFLVGDKAHPRCAEIYNSLTVLIDEMKWAGYVSDGDGMEDDYVACCHASTFSSL